The Streptomonospora litoralis genome window below encodes:
- a CDS encoding DUF397 domain-containing protein: MNENPAVWHKSSYSGGSTGNCMEVGWHKSSYSNGGANCVEVATSQPAILVRDTQHRPLGHLDFPADEWTAFLHAAKAADL, translated from the coding sequence ATGAATGAGAACCCTGCTGTCTGGCACAAGAGCAGTTACAGCGGCGGCAGCACCGGCAACTGCATGGAAGTGGGCTGGCACAAGTCCAGCTACAGCAACGGCGGCGCCAACTGCGTGGAGGTCGCCACCAGCCAACCCGCCATCCTCGTCCGCGACACCCAGCACCGCCCCCTCGGCCATCTCGACTTCCCCGCCGACGAGTGGACGGCCTTCCTCCACGCCGCCAAGGCCGCCGACCTGTAG
- a CDS encoding helix-turn-helix domain-containing protein produces MNDETADERVMRRYGQEIRRLRNESELTLEGLARRAGSSRTQLSDVERGVARPSARLRHSLDDAIGHGRLNRLWEDLTGDGQEAWRYEVAELVLAATVIYDYEVLVFPAHMQTEAYSRALIRYGAPWMSTQEVEEEVQARKTRGEHVANGSGPKIWLVIDETIMARRYGGAATMREQLSYVVDLAEGERVTLQMVRASEPCHPGNSGPFNIITSPKAPDALFAENAREGQLSTNPEHLRRYRMLFAALQGVAAGPAETLTAMRNEIKRLDDE; encoded by the coding sequence GTGAACGATGAAACCGCTGACGAACGCGTAATGCGGCGCTATGGACAAGAAATACGCCGTTTGCGCAATGAGTCCGAATTGACCCTCGAAGGGTTAGCGCGGCGAGCAGGCTCGTCGCGGACCCAACTGTCAGATGTCGAGCGAGGGGTGGCCAGGCCGTCTGCGCGGCTACGGCACTCGCTGGACGACGCCATCGGACACGGCCGCCTGAACCGCCTGTGGGAGGACCTGACCGGCGACGGCCAGGAAGCCTGGCGCTATGAGGTCGCAGAACTGGTACTAGCCGCGACGGTAATCTACGACTATGAAGTGCTCGTCTTTCCGGCGCACATGCAAACCGAAGCCTATTCACGCGCCCTGATCAGGTACGGGGCTCCCTGGATGTCTACGCAAGAGGTGGAAGAGGAGGTCCAAGCCCGCAAAACGCGCGGCGAGCACGTCGCCAACGGATCGGGGCCGAAGATCTGGCTTGTCATCGACGAGACGATCATGGCACGGCGCTACGGCGGTGCAGCTACCATGCGGGAACAACTGTCGTACGTGGTCGACCTTGCGGAGGGTGAGCGTGTGACGCTCCAGATGGTACGAGCCAGCGAGCCATGCCACCCCGGCAACAGCGGCCCCTTCAACATCATTACGTCCCCGAAGGCTCCGGATGCACTGTTCGCGGAGAATGCGCGGGAAGGACAACTCTCAACGAACCCGGAACACCTTCGGCGTTACCGTATGCTCTTCGCCGCTCTCCAAGGCGTCGCGGCAGGGCCCGCCGAGACCCTGACGGCGATGCGCAATGAAATCAAGAGGTTAGACGATGAATGA
- a CDS encoding ATP-binding protein, translating into MTPDTHTRHPGHPQDPQRTQHDTQHIHTRTFPGRRTSVADARHWLEDLLARSTDPKIPGETVAAAALLLSEAATNAVLHTDTGHDPGGAFTVRLHITAATLTVHVEDDGAAETAVPAAPALTPAGADAESGRGLVLIDAFADDWGPISRESQCHGLYYTLSRHEPSDDAPAVRP; encoded by the coding sequence ATGACCCCGGACACGCACACCCGGCATCCCGGGCACCCGCAGGACCCCCAGCGCACCCAGCACGACACCCAGCACATCCACACCCGCACGTTCCCCGGCCGCCGGACCAGCGTCGCCGACGCCCGGCACTGGCTGGAGGACCTGCTCGCCCGCAGCACCGACCCGAAAATCCCGGGCGAAACCGTGGCCGCCGCCGCGCTGCTGCTGTCCGAGGCCGCCACCAACGCCGTGCTGCACACCGACACCGGGCACGACCCCGGCGGCGCCTTCACCGTGCGCCTGCACATCACGGCCGCCACGCTCACCGTCCACGTCGAGGACGACGGCGCCGCCGAGACCGCCGTCCCCGCCGCTCCCGCCCTCACCCCGGCGGGCGCCGACGCGGAGTCCGGGCGCGGCCTCGTCCTCATCGACGCCTTCGCCGACGACTGGGGACCCATCTCGCGCGAGTCCCAATGCCACGGCCTCTACTACACGCTGTCCCGACACGAACCCTCCGACGACGCCCCGGCGGTGCGCCCATGA
- a CDS encoding AAA family ATPase, with the protein MLLRFRVANHRSIRDEQELSLVEVPKRGKDKPRASEVPATVPVAGIYGSNASGKSNVLDALRWMRLAVRDSYTHWEPDEGVPRDPFALDEDAKATPSFFEVDVVSSGVRFTYGFEVDDDQVAGEWLYAYPHGRPQRWFERDAGGDGEHEYRFGRSLKGELEQIRRLTRRSSLYLSVAASNGHDQLFAVYTEIVRKIAAAQQDNRDQSSRMRRTANMLHRSDLARQVFRLIALADLGVTGWRTEEKKTEDEMREARRKSLERGRGLNISAVWTGRLALERGSAEKTQVLDLSEESDGTLSWMSLVGPLVEVLQSGALFLVDEIDSSLHPMLSSTMIRMFKDPGINPRGAQLVFASHDTTLLGSMLDRKLLGRDEVWFTEKDAEGATQLFSLAEFHPRDAENTERGYLQGRYGAVPYVDFEEIRSVFADLHREPDEPSSASEAESRAAYAET; encoded by the coding sequence ATGCTGCTGCGGTTCCGCGTCGCCAACCACCGATCCATCCGAGACGAGCAGGAGCTGTCCCTCGTCGAGGTCCCCAAGCGAGGCAAGGACAAGCCGCGCGCGAGTGAGGTACCTGCGACTGTGCCGGTCGCCGGCATCTACGGGTCCAACGCCTCGGGCAAGTCGAACGTGTTGGACGCGCTGCGATGGATGCGCCTGGCGGTCCGCGATTCGTACACGCACTGGGAGCCCGACGAGGGGGTTCCGCGGGATCCGTTCGCGTTGGACGAGGACGCGAAGGCGACCCCGTCCTTCTTCGAAGTGGACGTCGTCAGCAGCGGGGTCCGGTTCACATACGGATTCGAAGTCGACGACGATCAGGTGGCAGGCGAGTGGCTGTATGCCTACCCCCATGGCCGCCCCCAGCGCTGGTTCGAGCGGGATGCGGGCGGGGACGGCGAGCACGAGTACCGTTTCGGCCGCTCACTCAAAGGCGAGCTGGAACAGATCCGCAGGCTGACGAGGAGGAGTTCGCTGTATCTTTCCGTGGCCGCGTCCAACGGCCATGATCAACTCTTCGCCGTCTATACGGAAATCGTCAGAAAGATTGCCGCCGCGCAGCAGGACAATCGCGATCAGAGCAGCAGAATGCGTCGAACGGCGAATATGCTGCACCGTTCCGATCTTGCCCGGCAGGTGTTTCGCCTGATCGCACTTGCCGATCTCGGTGTGACGGGCTGGCGCACGGAGGAGAAGAAAACCGAAGATGAGATGCGGGAGGCACGGCGGAAGAGCTTGGAGCGAGGGCGGGGCCTGAACATTTCGGCGGTCTGGACGGGCAGGCTGGCCCTAGAGCGCGGAAGCGCCGAAAAGACGCAGGTGCTCGATCTCAGCGAGGAGAGCGACGGGACCTTGTCCTGGATGTCGCTCGTCGGTCCGCTGGTCGAGGTGCTGCAGAGCGGTGCTCTCTTCCTCGTCGACGAGATCGACTCCAGCTTGCACCCGATGCTCTCCTCCACGATGATCAGGATGTTCAAAGACCCCGGGATCAACCCCCGCGGTGCTCAGCTGGTCTTCGCATCCCATGACACGACCCTTCTCGGCAGTATGCTGGACCGCAAACTCCTCGGCCGTGATGAGGTATGGTTCACCGAGAAGGACGCGGAGGGCGCTACCCAGCTTTTCTCCCTCGCCGAGTTCCACCCGCGCGATGCGGAGAACACCGAGCGTGGTTACCTGCAAGGCAGGTATGGTGCGGTTCCCTACGTGGATTTCGAGGAAATCCGTTCGGTATTCGCTGACCTGCACAGGGAACCAGATGAACCGTCCTCGGCGAGCGAGGCAGAATCTCGCGCGGCCTACGCGGAGACGTGA
- a CDS encoding RloB family protein yields MNRPRRARQNLARPTRRRDPKPRILVVCEGAVTEVDYLGGIKSLFKSLPVEVREVGVGRDPLAVVQHAVELRNEAKRDAKRGKDDNLLFEQVWCLVDVDEHTRLPQALDLAWRQDVEIVVSNPCFEIWLLYHFQDYTSSVHRHVLCKEKLPQHIAGYDKRLPSGFPYSDHPTAKSRAQRAEQRHEGTRRAKDRNPSTGVWRVVEAIQQAGKSAGRSAGDGRS; encoded by the coding sequence ATGAACCGTCCTCGGCGAGCGAGGCAGAATCTCGCGCGGCCTACGCGGAGACGTGACCCGAAGCCGCGTATTCTCGTCGTCTGCGAGGGTGCTGTCACGGAGGTCGACTACCTCGGCGGAATCAAGAGTCTGTTCAAGTCGCTCCCCGTGGAGGTCCGGGAGGTCGGAGTCGGGCGTGATCCGCTGGCGGTGGTCCAGCACGCGGTCGAGCTGCGGAACGAAGCGAAACGCGACGCAAAACGGGGGAAAGACGACAACCTGCTATTCGAGCAGGTCTGGTGCCTGGTGGACGTCGACGAGCACACCAGGCTGCCCCAGGCACTCGACCTCGCTTGGAGGCAGGACGTCGAGATCGTGGTGTCGAACCCCTGCTTCGAGATCTGGCTGCTCTACCACTTCCAGGACTACACGAGTTCCGTGCACCGGCACGTCCTCTGCAAGGAGAAGCTCCCGCAGCACATAGCGGGCTATGACAAGCGTCTGCCCTCCGGCTTTCCCTACAGCGACCATCCCACGGCCAAATCCCGTGCGCAGCGGGCCGAGCAGCGCCACGAGGGGACTCGGCGAGCCAAGGACCGCAACCCGTCGACCGGCGTCTGGCGGGTGGTCGAAGCCATCCAGCAAGCGGGGAAGTCCGCAGGCCGAAGCGCCGGCGACGGACGCTCGTAA
- a CDS encoding SRPBCC family protein → MTEVDAPYRLAWTLAGQPQSFELAEAEGGCRLVFTHVIDDLPAAQTATGWETYLSRLEPHLAGGYLLDEEAHKPWRVIHERYAERFGVDPEPGRRWAAENLPAHQG, encoded by the coding sequence GTGACCGAGGTCGACGCGCCGTATCGCCTGGCGTGGACGCTCGCCGGTCAGCCGCAGAGCTTCGAGCTGGCCGAAGCGGAAGGCGGCTGCCGGTTGGTCTTCACGCACGTCATCGACGACTTGCCGGCAGCGCAGACCGCCACGGGCTGGGAGACCTACCTTTCGCGGCTCGAACCGCACCTCGCCGGCGGGTATCTCTTGGACGAGGAGGCGCACAAGCCGTGGCGGGTTATCCACGAACGCTACGCCGAGCGCTTCGGCGTCGACCCGGAGCCGGGACGGCGCTGGGCGGCGGAGAACCTGCCCGCCCACCAAGGCTGA
- a CDS encoding VOC family protein, with protein MNATSVFVDDQAAALTFYTEVLGFVAKTEVKKAPSSSSTARHPSPNPPDSGHHRGCGNGSQ; from the coding sequence ATCAACGCGACCAGCGTCTTCGTCGATGACCAGGCCGCGGCGCTGACGTTCTACACCGAGGTACTGGGCTTCGTGGCGAAGACGGAGGTCAAGAAGGCGCCGTCAAGCAGCTCTACAGCCAGGCACCCGTCGCCGAACCCCCCGGATAGCGGCCACCACCGCGGCTGCGGCAACGGGTCGCAGTGA
- a CDS encoding sulfotransferase family protein, with protein sequence MLKVIGAGLPRTGTSSLKAALERLGFGPCYHMFELMSHPEHSERWKLALEDGPTDWDRVFEGYQAAVDFPASIYWQELSRTYPDAKIILTVRDPRRWHESVRNAFPDPSRIDTEGLPEPMRSFSDFLPALADAAQQRLYLNWAPSVSLTEEEAVDVFNTHTEQVRAAAPTDRLLEFSARDGWGPLCDFLGVEAPDEPFPHLNDTETMQRMFATMQETETVVSPFDT encoded by the coding sequence TTGCTGAAGGTCATCGGAGCCGGGCTGCCGCGCACGGGAACCAGTTCCCTCAAGGCCGCCTTGGAGCGCCTCGGGTTCGGCCCCTGTTACCACATGTTCGAGCTGATGAGCCACCCCGAGCACAGCGAACGGTGGAAGCTCGCCCTGGAAGACGGGCCGACCGACTGGGACCGTGTGTTCGAGGGGTATCAGGCGGCGGTGGACTTCCCCGCCTCGATCTACTGGCAGGAGCTGAGCCGGACCTACCCGGACGCCAAGATCATCCTCACCGTCCGCGACCCGAGACGCTGGCACGAGAGCGTCCGCAACGCCTTCCCCGACCCGTCCCGGATCGACACGGAGGGCCTCCCCGAGCCGATGCGGAGCTTCTCCGACTTCCTGCCGGCGTTGGCGGACGCGGCTCAGCAGCGGCTGTATCTGAACTGGGCGCCAAGCGTCTCCTTGACCGAGGAGGAGGCGGTGGACGTGTTCAACACCCACACCGAGCAGGTCCGCGCAGCGGCGCCGACCGACCGCCTCCTGGAGTTCTCCGCCCGCGACGGCTGGGGGCCGCTGTGCGACTTCCTCGGCGTCGAGGCTCCGGACGAGCCCTTCCCCCACCTCAACGACACCGAGACGATGCAGCGCATGTTCGCCACCATGCAGGAGACGGAGACGGTGGTCAGCCCCTTCGATACCTGA
- a CDS encoding TetR/AcrR family transcriptional regulator has protein sequence MRTDARRNRDELLRAARALFIERGTDVALEAVAQRAGVSIATLYRNFPDRTALVRAVVLDGIGSMREAARRARDGIADDPAGAWHTFVETAAALRAGVLMPMLQPILPDLATDPELSRARTEVVEAVGDLVAAAQRHGQVRSDVAADEIMLLIMAIARPLPALPEEHVPEFIERALGVAVAGLRPDSGPALPGRPVAMRVPGEEHPDRTGQ, from the coding sequence GTGAGAACCGACGCGCGGCGCAACCGCGACGAACTGCTGCGTGCGGCGCGGGCGCTGTTCATCGAGCGGGGCACCGACGTCGCGCTGGAGGCCGTCGCCCAGCGGGCAGGTGTCAGCATCGCGACCCTGTACCGCAACTTCCCCGACCGGACGGCACTGGTACGCGCCGTCGTGCTGGACGGGATCGGCTCGATGCGCGAGGCGGCGCGCCGGGCCCGGGACGGCATCGCCGACGACCCCGCCGGAGCCTGGCACACCTTCGTCGAGACGGCGGCGGCGCTGCGGGCCGGGGTGCTCATGCCGATGCTGCAGCCCATCCTCCCCGACCTGGCCACCGATCCGGAGTTGAGCCGGGCCCGCACGGAGGTCGTCGAGGCCGTCGGCGACCTGGTCGCCGCGGCGCAGCGGCACGGCCAGGTGCGCTCCGACGTCGCAGCCGACGAGATCATGCTGCTGATCATGGCGATCGCCCGCCCGCTGCCCGCGCTGCCCGAGGAGCACGTCCCGGAGTTCATCGAGCGCGCCCTCGGCGTCGCCGTCGCCGGCCTGCGCCCGGACAGCGGCCCCGCGCTCCCGGGACGACCGGTGGCGATGCGAGTCCCCGGCGAGGAGCACCCGGACCGGACCGGGCAGTAA
- a CDS encoding TraR/DksA family transcriptional regulator, with the protein MDEAAEADPPERPGTDHSAAAERIRRARAEAAALAESLTRQWDGVVDAAALTANDDEHDPEGPTIAWEREQLRAMRERVRRELADLDRADRRLRDGVYWTCEGCQGPIPAERLSARPTARTCIGCA; encoded by the coding sequence ATGGACGAAGCAGCGGAAGCGGATCCCCCCGAGCGCCCCGGAACCGACCACAGCGCGGCGGCCGAGCGGATTCGCCGGGCCAGAGCCGAAGCGGCGGCACTGGCCGAATCCCTGACGCGCCAGTGGGACGGCGTCGTCGACGCGGCCGCGTTGACGGCGAACGACGACGAGCACGACCCCGAGGGGCCCACCATCGCCTGGGAACGCGAACAGCTCCGGGCCATGCGCGAGCGCGTGCGGCGCGAACTCGCCGACCTCGACCGGGCCGACCGGCGGTTGCGCGACGGCGTGTACTGGACGTGCGAGGGCTGCCAAGGCCCGATCCCCGCGGAGCGCCTGAGCGCGCGCCCCACGGCGCGGACGTGTATCGGCTGCGCATGA
- a CDS encoding substrate-binding domain-containing protein — MSRRPLRSRTGVLAVLMAAVCATTLAGCGGRLGENGRVGIVYMDAQGYYAGVREGLRDHAQDSGAGYQLLEVNAQGDASEESSFVDVASSADVDALVLSPVSATASIPAVRLAHESGVPVVCYNTCIEDEAARKYVTSYILGDPHKFGSLLGEAAADHFADKGVTAPKIAVLNCEFVEVCVDRREGFEEALFERLPDAEIVANQQGATIDEAVRVGERVLTAHPDLDAFYGEAGGATMGAVRTVKTSNSTGDVVVFGSDMSTDAAQALADHTILKANVDISGLTVGRMAGEIVEDVIDGEEPEEFVTDAPIDIYTTPEDGSRWLEEHPDGIP, encoded by the coding sequence ATGTCCCGACGGCCACTGCGCTCACGGACCGGCGTACTCGCCGTATTGATGGCGGCAGTGTGCGCGACGACCCTCGCGGGCTGCGGCGGACGGCTCGGTGAGAACGGCCGCGTCGGCATCGTCTACATGGACGCCCAGGGCTACTACGCCGGTGTCCGCGAAGGGCTCCGCGACCACGCGCAGGACTCCGGCGCCGGCTACCAGCTCCTTGAGGTCAACGCCCAGGGCGACGCCTCCGAGGAGAGCTCCTTCGTCGACGTCGCCTCCTCCGCCGACGTCGACGCCCTCGTGCTCTCCCCGGTCTCGGCCACGGCCTCCATCCCGGCGGTGCGCCTCGCACACGAGAGCGGCGTCCCCGTCGTCTGCTACAACACCTGCATCGAGGACGAAGCGGCCCGCAAGTACGTCACGTCCTACATCCTCGGTGACCCCCACAAGTTCGGCAGCCTGCTCGGCGAAGCCGCCGCCGACCACTTTGCGGACAAGGGTGTGACCGCCCCCAAGATCGCCGTGCTGAACTGCGAGTTCGTCGAGGTCTGCGTCGACCGCCGCGAAGGCTTCGAGGAGGCGCTGTTCGAGCGCCTGCCCGACGCCGAGATCGTCGCCAACCAGCAGGGCGCCACCATCGACGAAGCGGTCCGCGTCGGCGAACGCGTGCTGACCGCGCACCCCGACCTGGACGCCTTCTACGGCGAAGCGGGCGGCGCCACCATGGGCGCGGTGCGCACGGTCAAGACCAGCAACAGCACCGGCGACGTGGTGGTCTTCGGCAGCGACATGTCCACCGACGCCGCCCAGGCCCTGGCCGACCACACGATCCTCAAGGCCAACGTGGACATCTCCGGTCTCACCGTCGGCCGCATGGCCGGGGAGATCGTCGAGGACGTCATCGACGGCGAGGAACCGGAGGAGTTCGTCACCGACGCGCCCATCGACATCTACACCACACCCGAGGACGGCAGCCGGTGGCTGGAGGAGCATCCGGACGGCATCCCCTAG
- a CDS encoding sugar ABC transporter ATP-binding protein: MPSDTPSPEPGAVVATARSVTKTYPGVRALDGADFDVRAGEVRALLGRNGAGKSTLIRVLCGVETPDEGTVEIGGAPLSGGGVRRATELGVGTVHQELSLVPQMTAAENLYLGAWPTTARGIDHAAMRSGAREAFADIGLSIDPDTPVGSLALAQQQLVEIARALRSRPRLLILDEPTSALAAGETDIVLAAVTRVAERGVGVVYVSHRLDEIRRVADTVTVMRDGAVVETAPVRGTTTARIVALMLGGEGDQPLQRPASGVDRSRTPLLSVRDLAVPPKIDGVSFDVYPGEVLGLAGLLGAGRTEILRALAGFTPAEGGVAVEGTAVARRTPRAMKRLGVGITPEDRKGEGVVPLLGVAENMVMSRFAGASSAGTVLPSRVSALGRDLVDRFSIKTARPDTPIVNLSGGNQQKAVIGRWLHAGSRILLLDEPTRGVDVEAKAQIYRIIRELADEGAAVVFVSSELEELPLVCDRVLTLRGGRIDGEFTGDDITLDTIMAAAMAV, encoded by the coding sequence ATGCCCAGTGACACCCCTTCCCCCGAACCCGGTGCCGTCGTCGCCACGGCCCGCTCCGTGACCAAGACCTATCCCGGCGTCCGGGCCCTGGACGGCGCCGACTTCGACGTCCGCGCCGGAGAGGTCCGCGCGCTGCTGGGCCGCAACGGCGCCGGCAAGTCCACCCTCATCCGCGTGCTCTGCGGAGTCGAGACACCCGACGAGGGCACCGTCGAGATCGGCGGCGCCCCGCTGTCCGGCGGCGGTGTGCGCCGCGCCACCGAACTCGGCGTCGGCACCGTCCACCAGGAGCTCAGCCTGGTACCGCAGATGACGGCGGCCGAGAACCTCTACCTCGGCGCCTGGCCCACCACCGCCCGCGGCATCGACCATGCCGCCATGCGGTCCGGCGCCCGCGAGGCGTTCGCCGACATCGGCCTGAGCATCGACCCGGACACCCCGGTCGGCTCGCTCGCCCTGGCCCAGCAGCAGCTCGTCGAGATCGCGCGGGCGCTGCGCTCCCGGCCGCGGCTGCTCATCCTGGACGAGCCCACCAGCGCGCTGGCGGCCGGGGAGACCGACATCGTGCTGGCCGCGGTCACCCGGGTGGCCGAGCGGGGCGTCGGCGTCGTCTACGTCAGCCACCGCCTCGACGAGATCCGCCGGGTCGCCGACACCGTCACCGTCATGCGCGACGGCGCCGTCGTCGAGACGGCCCCGGTCCGCGGCACCACCACCGCCCGCATCGTGGCGCTGATGCTGGGCGGCGAAGGCGACCAGCCCCTCCAGCGCCCCGCGAGCGGGGTCGACCGCTCCCGCACCCCGCTGCTGTCGGTGCGCGATCTCGCCGTGCCGCCTAAGATCGACGGCGTTTCCTTCGACGTGTACCCCGGTGAGGTCCTCGGGCTCGCCGGCCTGCTCGGAGCGGGCCGCACCGAGATCCTGCGCGCCCTCGCGGGCTTCACCCCGGCCGAGGGCGGCGTCGCGGTCGAGGGGACCGCCGTCGCCCGGCGCACCCCGCGCGCCATGAAGCGCCTGGGCGTGGGCATCACCCCGGAGGACCGCAAGGGCGAAGGCGTCGTACCGCTGCTCGGCGTCGCCGAGAACATGGTGATGAGCCGGTTCGCGGGCGCGTCGAGCGCCGGAACGGTGCTGCCTTCGCGGGTTTCGGCCCTGGGACGCGATCTGGTCGACCGCTTCTCCATCAAGACCGCGCGCCCCGACACCCCCATCGTCAACCTCAGCGGCGGCAACCAGCAGAAAGCCGTCATCGGCCGATGGCTGCACGCCGGCAGCCGGATCCTGCTCCTCGACGAGCCCACCCGCGGCGTGGACGTCGAGGCCAAGGCCCAGATCTACCGGATCATCCGGGAGTTGGCCGACGAAGGAGCCGCCGTCGTCTTCGTCTCCAGCGAACTGGAGGAACTGCCCCTGGTCTGCGACCGCGTACTCACCCTGCGCGGCGGCCGGATCGACGGCGAGTTCACCGGAGACGACATCACCCTGGACACCATCATGGCCGCCGCGATGGCGGTCTGA
- a CDS encoding ABC transporter permease, whose product MTTITQAPAEAAPARPGLAGRYGRRLNEIGLLAAIVLLYIVLGASASGFLSLDNQLGVLRNAATIGIAAWGVTLVIVSGDIDISIGPAVAFASVLVAKGAAEWNLGVMGAIALTLVLGFGWGALAGWLRARFNVPSFIATLGLWSVLGGLALYMTDALPVPLPQSAVFDVLGGSVLGIPTSALVMLVLFGVFAYLARYTAYGRSVYAIGGNAAAARLAGLNVTRVRVLLFATTGLLAAITGVLLAARLGSGNGGAAAGLEFDVIAAVVIGGTALAGGRGSLLGTFLGVVFISVIANGLVLLGVNPFFQDVVRGFIIVAAVLVNVLINRRTAENRLT is encoded by the coding sequence ATGACCACCATCACCCAAGCCCCCGCCGAAGCGGCCCCCGCCCGGCCCGGCCTCGCCGGCCGCTACGGCCGCCGACTCAACGAGATCGGCCTGCTCGCCGCCATCGTGCTGCTCTACATCGTGCTGGGCGCCTCCGCGAGCGGCTTCCTCAGCCTCGACAACCAGCTCGGCGTGCTGCGCAACGCCGCTACCATCGGCATCGCCGCCTGGGGCGTGACCCTGGTGATCGTCTCGGGCGACATCGACATCAGCATCGGCCCCGCGGTGGCGTTCGCGTCGGTCCTGGTCGCCAAGGGCGCCGCCGAGTGGAACCTCGGGGTCATGGGCGCCATCGCCCTCACCCTGGTACTGGGATTCGGCTGGGGAGCCCTGGCCGGCTGGCTGCGCGCCCGGTTCAACGTCCCCTCCTTCATCGCCACACTCGGACTGTGGAGCGTCCTGGGCGGCCTCGCGCTCTACATGACCGACGCGCTGCCCGTCCCGCTGCCCCAAAGCGCCGTCTTCGACGTGCTCGGCGGCTCGGTGCTCGGCATCCCGACCTCCGCGCTCGTCATGCTCGTCCTGTTCGGCGTGTTCGCCTACCTGGCCCGCTACACCGCCTACGGGCGCTCGGTCTACGCCATCGGCGGCAACGCCGCCGCAGCCCGCCTGGCCGGGCTGAACGTGACCCGGGTGCGGGTGCTGCTGTTCGCCACGACCGGCCTGCTCGCCGCGATCACCGGTGTGCTGCTCGCCGCCCGCCTGGGCTCGGGCAACGGCGGCGCGGCCGCCGGCCTGGAGTTCGACGTCATCGCCGCCGTGGTCATCGGCGGCACCGCCCTCGCCGGCGGCCGCGGATCCCTGCTGGGGACCTTCCTCGGGGTGGTGTTCATCAGCGTCATCGCCAACGGGCTCGTGCTGCTGGGCGTCAACCCCTTCTTCCAGGACGTCGTCCGCGGATTCATCATCGTGGCCGCCGTGCTGGTCAACGTCCTCATCAACCGGCGCACGGCGGAGAACCGCCTCACCTGA
- a CDS encoding zinc-dependent alcohol dehydrogenase family protein — protein MNTTTTAPRPATMRGVRLPGDSTAALDTLPVPEPGPGQVLLRVGASGICGSDIGFIYHEHKTHRGIDGPAYRGVVAGHEPSGTVVQAGPGCRRFEAGDRVIVYHIAGCGRCDNCRRGYMISCTDASRAAYGWQRDGGHAEYLLADESTCVELPDELSHVDGALIACGFGTAYEGLRRIGVNGDGDLLVVGLGPVGLAAGMVGRGMGAARVIGVEPSQRRREWAAGLDVFDTVAAPEEADDAVGAATGGRGAATAIDCSGSRPGRALALEHAAEWGRVSLVGEGGVLETEVSDTLLHKQLTLHASWVTSLPTMAELARNLVRWGLAPERVVSDRFDLADADAAYRLAAGESRGKVVLTSGDGQ, from the coding sequence GTGAACACGACCACCACCGCGCCGCGGCCGGCCACCATGCGCGGCGTCCGGCTGCCGGGCGACTCCACCGCGGCGCTCGACACCCTGCCCGTGCCCGAGCCCGGCCCGGGACAGGTCCTGCTGCGCGTGGGCGCGTCGGGCATCTGCGGCAGCGACATCGGGTTCATCTACCACGAGCACAAGACCCACCGCGGTATCGACGGCCCCGCCTACCGGGGCGTGGTCGCCGGGCACGAACCCTCGGGGACCGTCGTGCAGGCGGGGCCGGGATGCCGCCGGTTCGAAGCCGGCGACCGGGTGATCGTCTACCACATCGCCGGGTGCGGGCGCTGCGACAACTGCCGCCGCGGCTACATGATCAGTTGCACCGACGCCTCCCGCGCGGCTTACGGCTGGCAGCGCGACGGCGGCCACGCCGAATACCTGCTGGCCGACGAGTCCACCTGCGTCGAGCTGCCCGACGAGCTGTCGCACGTGGACGGCGCCCTCATCGCCTGCGGGTTCGGCACCGCCTACGAAGGGCTGCGGCGCATCGGCGTCAACGGCGACGGCGACCTGCTCGTCGTCGGACTCGGGCCCGTGGGCCTGGCGGCCGGGATGGTCGGGCGCGGTATGGGAGCCGCCCGCGTCATCGGGGTAGAGCCCTCGCAGCGGCGGCGCGAATGGGCGGCGGGGCTCGACGTCTTCGACACCGTCGCCGCACCCGAGGAGGCCGACGACGCGGTCGGCGCCGCCACCGGCGGCCGCGGCGCCGCAACCGCGATCGACTGCTCGGGATCGCGCCCGGGGCGCGCACTCGCACTCGAGCACGCCGCCGAGTGGGGCCGGGTGTCGCTCGTGGGCGAGGGCGGGGTGCTGGAGACCGAGGTCTCCGACACGCTCCTGCACAAGCAGTTGACGCTGCACGCCTCCTGGGTGACCTCGCTGCCGACCATGGCCGAGCTCGCCCGGAACCTGGTCCGCTGGGGCCTCGCCCCCGAGCGGGTCGTCTCCGACCGGTTCGACCTCGCCGACGCCGACGCCGCCTACCGCCTCGCCGCGGGCGAGAGCCGCGGCAAGGTCGTCCTGACCAGCGGGGATGGGCAGTGA